A DNA window from Microcystis aeruginosa NIES-843 contains the following coding sequences:
- a CDS encoding phosphotransferase enzyme family protein produces MTTFLASLNILPSSSPAANFRTGEWTFPTLYSTLAPAALADLVFSRYEIDVPKNCQFWHRGLSDVYLLETLKTPYILRVSHCHWRSKMEIDFELELLDYLDRSQVPVAAPIRTKNGNLSVEIKAPEGKRYAVLFPYAPGGIAIGDIDIEQAYHLGAIVANLHRVTADFQPLAYRHPLNLKYLLDDSLQIIAPFLHQRPSDLDCVLETIGEIEEETAKLPTESPYWSICWGDPHSGNVHITPDNQMTLFDFDQCGYGWRVFDIAKFLQVSLQSGLNRQVRHGFIQGYDETVPLTDGELSCLQYLTQAAYIWSWSISLNNLRLTDYSRLCANYFSSRLAILKRLRTQEWELF; encoded by the coding sequence GTGACGACTTTTCTGGCTTCGCTCAATATACTGCCTTCTAGTTCTCCCGCTGCCAATTTTCGGACTGGAGAATGGACTTTTCCCACACTCTACTCCACTCTGGCTCCTGCTGCCCTAGCAGATTTGGTTTTTTCTCGTTACGAGATTGATGTACCGAAAAATTGTCAATTTTGGCATCGGGGTTTAAGTGATGTGTATCTCCTCGAAACCCTGAAAACTCCCTACATTTTGCGCGTATCTCACTGCCATTGGCGCAGCAAAATGGAAATAGACTTCGAGTTAGAATTATTAGATTATCTCGATCGCTCTCAGGTTCCCGTCGCTGCGCCAATTCGCACCAAAAACGGTAATTTATCCGTAGAAATTAAGGCTCCGGAAGGGAAACGTTACGCCGTCCTTTTTCCCTATGCTCCTGGAGGAATTGCTATTGGGGACATAGATATAGAACAAGCCTATCATTTAGGGGCGATCGTGGCTAATTTACATCGGGTGACAGCAGATTTTCAACCCCTAGCCTATCGTCATCCCCTCAACCTCAAATATCTTCTCGACGATTCCCTGCAAATTATCGCACCTTTTCTGCACCAACGACCGAGCGACCTAGACTGTGTTTTAGAAACCATTGGGGAAATAGAGGAAGAAACCGCTAAATTACCGACAGAATCTCCCTATTGGAGCATTTGTTGGGGCGATCCTCATAGTGGTAATGTGCATATCACCCCTGATAATCAGATGACCCTATTTGATTTCGATCAGTGCGGTTATGGTTGGCGAGTTTTTGATATCGCTAAATTTCTGCAAGTTTCCCTACAATCCGGCTTAAATCGCCAGGTTCGCCATGGTTTCATCCAAGGCTACGATGAAACAGTGCCTTTAACCGATGGTGAATTATCTTGTCTTCAGTATCTCACCCAAGCGGCCTATATTTGGTCTTGGTCAATTAGCTTAAATAACCTGCGTTTAACCGATTATAGTCGTCTGTGCGCCAATTATTTTAGCAGCCGTTTGGCCATTCTCAAACGTTTAAGAACCCAAGAATGGGAATTATTCTAA
- a CDS encoding S66 peptidase family protein, with product MKRRQFFINSALTAVSFSLITRKVISNNFPLIKPPHLQPGDGVGIISPAGATFKEDDLNIVIEAVKALKLVPKVGQHALDRYGYLAGKDRERAADINQFFADDNIALILPIRGGWGSARLLPYLDYDLIGRHPKIICGFSDITSLLLAIYAKTGLVTFHAPNGFSSWRTAQTESFRQVLFSGEKLTFRNIPDPDDANRLMRVKNRIQTITKGQAKGKLIGGNLTTLASIAGSPYLPDFTSAILFLEDIGEDIYEIDRLLNQLKLAGILDNLAGFIFGQCSNCSADSDYGSLTLEEVIREYIQPLKIPACLGLMIGHLEIIETLAIGIAVEFDANRGTITMLESAVSK from the coding sequence ATGAAGCGCCGTCAATTTTTCATTAATTCCGCTCTAACTGCTGTTAGTTTTTCCCTAATTACCAGAAAAGTTATTAGCAATAATTTTCCTCTAATTAAACCGCCACATCTACAACCGGGGGACGGAGTGGGTATTATTAGTCCGGCGGGGGCAACTTTTAAAGAAGATGATTTGAATATAGTTATTGAAGCAGTTAAAGCTTTAAAATTAGTCCCAAAAGTTGGTCAACACGCTTTAGATCGTTATGGTTATCTAGCCGGTAAAGATAGGGAGCGAGCCGCGGATATAAATCAATTTTTTGCCGATGATAATATTGCCTTAATTTTACCAATTCGCGGCGGTTGGGGAAGCGCTCGTTTATTACCTTATCTCGACTACGATTTAATTGGCCGTCATCCGAAAATTATCTGTGGTTTTAGTGATATAACTTCTTTATTATTAGCTATTTATGCCAAAACTGGTTTAGTTACTTTCCATGCTCCCAATGGCTTTTCTAGTTGGCGCACCGCTCAAACTGAAAGCTTTCGACAGGTTTTATTTTCCGGGGAAAAGTTGACTTTTAGAAATATTCCCGATCCCGATGATGCCAATCGTTTAATGCGGGTAAAAAATCGGATTCAAACTATTACTAAAGGTCAAGCAAAAGGTAAATTAATCGGTGGTAATTTAACCACTTTAGCCTCGATCGCAGGTTCTCCCTATCTACCAGATTTTACCAGTGCTATCCTATTTTTAGAAGATATTGGTGAAGATATTTATGAAATAGATCGCCTGTTAAATCAATTAAAATTAGCAGGAATTCTCGATAATTTAGCTGGGTTTATCTTCGGTCAATGTAGCAATTGTAGCGCCGATAGTGACTATGGTTCCCTGACTTTAGAAGAAGTGATCCGAGAATATATCCAACCCTTAAAAATTCCCGCTTGTTTAGGTTTGATGATCGGACATTTGGAGATTATCGAGACTCTAGCTATTGGTATTGCAGTAGAATTTGATGCTAATCGGGGAACAATTACTATGTTAGAATCGGCGGTTAGTAAGTAG
- a CDS encoding hemolysin XhlA family protein, with product MNQSQETVTYSLETILTRMEGKIDSLQKDVTDLKVGQAVLTGKVEGIENRLNSLEGNQKYQVWALIVLLAGAIVKTFFFPRSPLNPPLIRGASDNF from the coding sequence ATGAATCAATCTCAGGAAACGGTTACTTATTCCCTAGAAACTATCTTGACGCGGATGGAGGGAAAAATCGATTCGTTACAAAAAGATGTGACGGATTTAAAGGTAGGACAAGCGGTGTTAACGGGAAAAGTTGAGGGAATAGAAAATCGACTAAACTCATTAGAAGGAAACCAAAAATATCAGGTTTGGGCATTAATTGTCCTCTTAGCTGGGGCAATTGTGAAAACTTTTTTTTTCCCTCGATCCCCCCTTAATCCCCCCTTAATAAGGGGGGCATCTGATAATTTTTAA
- a CDS encoding CBS domain-containing protein: MTKTVADIMTPNPITVTANTSLSEAVKILAEKRFSGLPVVDDNMRLIGVISETDLMWQETGVEAPPYIMLLDSVIYLQNPSRHEKLLHKALGQTVGEVMTDKPISITADRPLKEAASLMYDRHVRRLPVIEEETHKVIGIITRGDIIRDMAKSEA, from the coding sequence ATGACGAAAACAGTTGCCGATATCATGACTCCCAATCCCATCACCGTCACCGCTAACACTTCTCTGTCTGAAGCAGTGAAGATTTTGGCCGAAAAGCGGTTTAGTGGTTTACCCGTGGTGGATGACAATATGCGACTGATTGGGGTTATCTCCGAAACTGACCTTATGTGGCAGGAAACGGGAGTAGAAGCTCCTCCTTACATTATGCTCCTCGATAGTGTCATCTATCTACAAAATCCTAGCCGTCACGAGAAATTACTCCATAAAGCTCTCGGTCAAACCGTGGGGGAAGTAATGACCGATAAACCTATTAGTATCACAGCCGATCGCCCTTTGAAAGAAGCGGCCTCGTTAATGTATGATCGTCATGTGCGTCGTTTACCGGTGATTGAGGAAGAAACCCACAAAGTAATTGGTATTATCACTCGCGGCGATATCATTCGCGATATGGCAAAATCGGAAGCATAA
- a CDS encoding Uma2 family endonuclease, with amino-acid sequence MIAQPQYPERMTPEEYLEWEATQECRHEYIDGEIIAMTGGSLPHNDITLNFYRTLYSHLRPRGCRVNVSDAKVQANNSRYFYPDLVISCDFRDRESRNFIQHPQVIIEVLSPSTGNYDRTKKLQYYRQIPSLQEYVLVDPESISVEVYRRGEDKIWFYCAYSQGEEIILSSLDFHCAIELLYEGISFD; translated from the coding sequence ATGATCGCTCAACCTCAATACCCAGAAAGAATGACCCCGGAAGAGTATCTAGAATGGGAAGCTACACAGGAATGTCGCCATGAATATATTGATGGGGAAATTATCGCCATGACTGGGGGTAGTCTGCCTCATAATGATATTACCCTAAATTTTTACAGAACTTTATATTCTCATCTCCGTCCGCGAGGCTGTCGAGTCAATGTATCTGATGCCAAGGTACAAGCTAATAATAGTCGTTATTTTTATCCCGATTTGGTGATTAGTTGCGATTTTAGGGATAGAGAATCTCGTAATTTTATTCAACATCCACAAGTGATTATTGAAGTGCTTTCCCCTAGCACAGGAAACTATGATCGCACTAAAAAGTTACAATATTATCGTCAGATTCCTAGTTTACAAGAATACGTTTTAGTCGATCCTGAATCGATCAGTGTCGAGGTTTATCGTCGCGGTGAAGATAAAATTTGGTTTTACTGCGCTTATAGTCAAGGGGAAGAAATTATTCTATCTAGTCTCGATTTTCACTGTGCGATCGAGTTACTCTATGAAGGGATAAGTTTCGATTAA
- the nadC gene encoding carboxylating nicotinate-nucleotide diphosphorylase, whose protein sequence is MLPPLLVLDPLLENWLREDLGRGDRTTQAIFFGHAKIGQASWIAKEAGVIAGLPVAERVFQLLNPTIHFTPTVAEGEFCPKSKVIAEIEGSLDALLIGERVALNLAMRLSGIASATRQYVQKIADLSTRLVDTRKTTPGLRILEKYASGIGGAINHRLGLDDAIMIKDNHIQAAGSIEEAVRRVRQNMPYPLTIEVETSQLEEVNQALQQQVEIIMLDNMDLEMMQTAVEMIRNFNSKTKIEASGNITLDRIRNVAETGVDYISTSAPITRSTWLDISMRID, encoded by the coding sequence ATGTTACCGCCCCTATTAGTTCTTGATCCCTTGTTAGAAAACTGGTTACGAGAAGATCTCGGTAGAGGCGATCGCACCACCCAAGCAATTTTCTTCGGTCATGCTAAAATCGGTCAAGCTAGTTGGATTGCCAAAGAAGCGGGAGTTATTGCCGGTTTACCCGTAGCTGAACGAGTTTTTCAACTGCTTAACCCCACTATTCACTTTACCCCCACCGTTGCCGAGGGGGAATTCTGCCCCAAGTCTAAAGTTATTGCTGAGATAGAAGGTTCCCTCGATGCGCTGTTAATCGGGGAAAGAGTCGCTTTAAATCTTGCCATGCGCTTGAGTGGGATTGCTAGTGCCACTCGTCAGTATGTGCAGAAAATTGCCGATTTATCGACAAGATTGGTGGATACTCGCAAAACTACCCCCGGATTGCGAATTTTAGAAAAATATGCCTCCGGTATCGGTGGCGCTATTAACCATCGTTTGGGGTTAGATGATGCAATTATGATTAAAGATAATCATATTCAAGCAGCCGGCAGCATTGAGGAAGCAGTGCGTCGTGTACGGCAAAATATGCCCTATCCTCTCACAATTGAGGTAGAAACCAGCCAATTAGAAGAAGTGAATCAGGCCCTGCAGCAGCAGGTAGAGATCATTATGTTAGATAATATGGATTTAGAGATGATGCAAACTGCCGTGGAGATGATCCGCAATTTTAATAGTAAAACCAAAATAGAAGCATCGGGAAATATTACCCTCGATCGCATTCGCAACGTTGCCGAAACAGGAGTAGATTATATTTCCACTAGCGCCCCGATTACCCGTTCTACTTGGTTAGATATTAGTATGAGAATTGATTAA
- a CDS encoding SAM hydrolase/SAM-dependent halogenase family protein has product MTEQALITLTSDFGLRDGYVGIIKGVIAGIAPHARTIDLNHQISPQDLYAGRFILLNAYQYFPQGTIHLAVIDPGVGSKRRGVGIRFAGGYLVGPDNGLFSGILSQYTAISAVNLNNSSYWRTPNPSTTFHGRDIFAPVAAYLSRGVPLEMLGEIIDPDSLQQLAIAVPQIEEDKIRGQIQYIDIFGNLISNIPDYLLEGKNWSVQLGPKIIPAKNTYSDVPWGEIVAFIGSHGGLEIAVNSGSAQKQLHLNIGDAIEVRIDRR; this is encoded by the coding sequence ATGACGGAACAGGCACTGATAACCCTTACTAGCGATTTTGGACTACGAGACGGTTATGTGGGCATTATCAAGGGAGTAATCGCGGGAATTGCCCCCCATGCTCGCACGATCGATCTGAATCATCAAATTTCGCCCCAAGACCTTTACGCTGGTCGTTTTATTCTCCTGAATGCCTATCAATACTTTCCCCAAGGCACTATTCATCTGGCAGTTATAGATCCGGGGGTAGGAAGCAAAAGACGCGGGGTAGGGATTCGTTTTGCCGGTGGTTATTTAGTCGGGCCAGATAATGGTTTATTTAGTGGCATTTTAAGCCAATATACCGCTATATCTGCCGTTAATCTCAATAATTCTTCCTATTGGCGCACCCCTAACCCTAGCACTACTTTTCATGGTCGTGATATTTTTGCTCCTGTGGCCGCTTATTTGTCCCGGGGAGTACCCCTAGAAATGTTAGGTGAGATTATTGATCCCGATAGCTTGCAACAATTAGCGATCGCTGTTCCGCAAATCGAGGAAGATAAAATCAGGGGTCAAATTCAATATATTGACATTTTCGGCAATTTAATCAGCAATATTCCCGATTATCTCCTAGAGGGAAAAAATTGGTCGGTGCAGTTGGGGCCAAAAATTATCCCCGCAAAAAACACCTACAGTGATGTTCCTTGGGGGGAAATAGTCGCTTTTATCGGTAGTCACGGGGGGTTAGAAATTGCCGTCAATAGTGGTAGCGCCCAAAAGCAATTACACCTAAATATTGGCGATGCGATCGAGGTTAGAATAGATAGGAGATAG
- a CDS encoding arginine synthesis PII-interacting regulator PirA, with the protein MNKNRQQVLTQATVAHRETLRRNLQHRLEVARAQGNEALVRQLEAEAAYLHLR; encoded by the coding sequence ATGAACAAAAATCGTCAGCAAGTCCTAACACAGGCCACCGTGGCCCATAGGGAAACACTCCGTAGAAATTTACAACACCGACTGGAAGTAGCTAGAGCGCAGGGAAATGAGGCTCTAGTGCGTCAATTGGAAGCAGAGGCGGCCTATTTGCACCTTCGTTAG
- a CDS encoding GNAT family N-acetyltransferase has product MANLPEDYRLRLGKMGDRYLLINFLTRTYEEFFPEQKNLSHLADTVRQFFGLDTPLWIVEGQQTAIACLWMGSAVDQVTGDRYGHIFLIYVDPQHRRQGIASALIDRAKDWAKSRGQTRIGLQVFINNDNALNLYQNLGFQTRSLLMLKNI; this is encoded by the coding sequence ATGGCTAACCTTCCCGAAGATTATCGGCTGCGACTGGGAAAAATGGGTGATCGCTATCTACTCATTAATTTTCTCACCCGCACCTATGAAGAATTTTTTCCCGAACAAAAAAACCTCTCCCATCTAGCTGATACAGTCAGACAGTTTTTTGGCCTTGATACTCCCCTGTGGATCGTCGAAGGACAACAAACGGCGATCGCTTGTCTCTGGATGGGGAGCGCCGTCGATCAGGTGACAGGCGATCGCTATGGTCATATTTTTCTAATTTATGTCGATCCCCAGCATCGTCGCCAAGGTATCGCCAGCGCACTAATCGATCGAGCTAAGGATTGGGCAAAAAGTCGCGGACAAACCCGCATCGGTTTACAAGTCTTCATCAATAACGACAATGCTCTCAATCTCTACCAAAATCTCGGCTTTCAAACTCGCTCTTTGCTGATGTTGAAAAATATTTAA
- a CDS encoding PP2C family protein-serine/threonine phosphatase: protein MDSVTTLQCQNLTCLSPNALTNRFCEKCGTPLVKRYLWMMGDWVRTYYHVGELIDNRYLVKQPQIVLDTKPAQAPQAPDEPPSWISLYLKLLPFHLHIPQVYGYIPSPDEPLNMDIWLLEYGTIPLDQTGELIYPELLPTLAEVWSQASDLRQIHWLWQMAKLWHPLQKKALVSSLLNPFLTRVNNQLLQLLELSKDEATAPNLKDLGAFWTGLIPTAAANIQDFLVSLTQELESGDLDRPESLIAILDYALQHYGGGQERTYEIFTCTDTGLMREHNEDACYPPTNQAITLAHGQNPLAIVCDGIGGQEGGEIAAQLAIETLPREINRSATTDMEVYPDSHSLVLEQAIRVINDLISQRNDQESRQDRQRMGTTLVMAFAQAQEMYAAHVGDSRIYWITAHSCHQVTVDDDLASREVKLGYLLYRDAIQYPNAGVLVQALGMSSANNLHPTVQRLIIDQDCVFLLCSDGLSDYDRVEQYWDSEIVPLLRGEKNVTAVGESLLQLANQKNGHDNSTIALVYCRVVPAAEPVTPLVYAEAKERIIPDLNDQDFDHSGDTYPGEEVVTAIPTPPPASSSVSSRTSPPALTRVSPLVVVAIAVGVLGLLAAIAWQFLSRHPASNPSISPAPVTSPSPTTGTTPSAPVTSPTTGTTPSAPVTSPTPPNASPN from the coding sequence ATGGATTCCGTGACAACCCTCCAATGTCAAAACCTAACCTGTCTATCCCCGAACGCTCTTACTAATAGATTCTGTGAAAAATGCGGTACTCCTTTAGTTAAGCGCTATTTATGGATGATGGGTGATTGGGTGAGAACCTATTATCATGTTGGCGAGCTAATTGATAATCGTTATTTGGTCAAACAACCACAAATTGTTCTTGATACTAAACCCGCTCAAGCACCCCAAGCACCGGACGAACCTCCTAGCTGGATTTCCCTCTACCTAAAATTGTTACCCTTCCATCTCCACATTCCCCAAGTCTATGGCTATATTCCCAGTCCCGATGAACCCCTAAATATGGACATCTGGCTGTTGGAGTACGGCACTATTCCCCTCGATCAAACGGGAGAATTAATATATCCAGAACTATTGCCCACTCTAGCCGAGGTTTGGTCGCAAGCTTCCGATTTAAGACAAATTCACTGGTTATGGCAAATGGCCAAACTCTGGCATCCCCTCCAGAAAAAAGCTCTGGTTTCTAGTCTGCTTAACCCTTTTCTGACGAGAGTGAATAATCAGCTGCTGCAATTGCTAGAATTAAGCAAAGATGAGGCCACCGCTCCCAATTTAAAAGATTTAGGAGCTTTCTGGACCGGTCTGATCCCGACGGCAGCCGCTAATATTCAAGATTTTCTCGTATCCCTGACCCAAGAGCTAGAATCCGGTGATCTCGATCGCCCGGAATCCCTGATCGCTATCCTCGATTATGCACTACAGCACTACGGTGGAGGTCAAGAACGCACCTATGAGATTTTTACCTGCACTGATACCGGTCTGATGCGGGAACACAACGAGGATGCCTGTTATCCCCCGACTAATCAGGCCATAACCCTCGCTCATGGTCAAAATCCCCTGGCGATTGTCTGTGATGGCATCGGCGGTCAGGAAGGGGGCGAAATCGCTGCTCAATTGGCGATCGAAACCCTGCCTAGGGAAATTAATCGCAGTGCCACCACTGATATGGAAGTCTATCCCGATAGTCACAGTCTTGTCCTCGAACAGGCGATTCGTGTCATCAATGATCTGATCAGTCAACGCAATGATCAGGAGTCAAGACAAGATCGTCAGCGCATGGGTACGACTCTAGTTATGGCTTTTGCCCAGGCCCAGGAAATGTACGCGGCCCATGTGGGGGATTCCCGCATCTATTGGATTACTGCCCACAGTTGTCATCAAGTGACGGTGGATGACGATCTCGCTTCCAGGGAAGTGAAATTAGGCTATCTCCTCTATCGTGATGCCATACAGTATCCCAACGCGGGGGTCTTGGTGCAAGCTTTGGGCATGAGTAGCGCCAATAATCTCCATCCCACCGTTCAGAGGTTGATTATTGATCAAGATTGTGTTTTTCTCCTCTGTTCCGATGGTTTAAGTGATTACGATCGGGTAGAACAATACTGGGACAGTGAAATTGTGCCTCTTTTGCGAGGAGAGAAAAATGTAACCGCCGTGGGGGAAAGTTTATTACAACTAGCTAACCAGAAAAACGGTCACGATAACTCCACCATCGCCCTAGTTTATTGTCGGGTAGTTCCTGCGGCTGAACCTGTCACGCCTTTAGTTTATGCTGAGGCCAAAGAACGGATTATTCCCGATCTTAATGACCAAGATTTTGATCACAGCGGGGACACCTACCCCGGAGAAGAAGTGGTGACAGCAATACCCACTCCCCCCCCTGCATCTTCTTCGGTTTCTAGTCGTACTTCTCCCCCCGCGCTCACTAGGGTTTCACCCCTAGTCGTAGTAGCGATCGCTGTCGGTGTTCTCGGTTTGCTGGCTGCGATCGCTTGGCAATTCCTGAGTCGTCATCCCGCTTCCAATCCATCGATTTCTCCCGCACCTGTCACCAGTCCGAGTCCCACGACCGGGACGACACCTTCCGCACCTGTCACCAGTCCCACGACCGGGACGACACCTTCCGCACCTGTCACCAGTCCCACTCCCCCCAATGCTTCTCCTAACTAG
- a CDS encoding SpoIID/LytB domain-containing protein yields MLKIKEKKPIISIGSITAAILLSLTLIPAAIAKDVLLRVGIVQRFGDEAKEKLTLGSTSGDHLTLRVVGEDGQSQTLQTNRLQLEVIPRPLASPILQEKVILSDHATFETAENSAKNWAKMGIKVEITQPGRWQVWAKREVYENPLVRRWLLTSLQTKGHNQPYINSVLLKEKPQVSFQINGVRYFPKELEIESQKNLIQVTHSPDQVRLYGGTMRLQPNAYGTFTLVNNVPLETYLRGVVPHEIGHDAPESATRAQTIIARTYALRNLRRFQADNYELCADTHCQVYYGLTGTNPRADQAIAATRGLVLTYQNELVDALYSSTTGGITALFSDVWDGEERPYLRAVVDSPNRVWDLSKQSLANETTFRQFINLKDGFNETGRRVFRWQKQASLADLSQDLETYLKRRKHPLAHFQKIQWMEVTKRSPSGRILTMTIQTDKGILELHKNEVRSALGPPRSTLFYIDPIYDTNRQIQGYNFIGGGFGHGVGLSQFGSYNLARLGWSPEQILAFYYPGTTIQPLNNSIVFWRGN; encoded by the coding sequence ATGCTAAAAATCAAGGAAAAAAAACCAATAATTAGCATCGGTTCCATAACTGCGGCGATCTTGCTCAGTTTAACCCTAATTCCTGCCGCTATAGCCAAGGATGTCCTTCTGAGAGTGGGCATTGTCCAACGTTTTGGCGATGAAGCCAAGGAAAAATTAACCCTGGGCAGTACCAGTGGTGATCATCTCACCCTGCGGGTGGTGGGAGAAGATGGCCAATCCCAAACCCTGCAAACCAATCGCCTACAATTAGAAGTTATTCCCCGTCCCCTCGCTTCTCCCATCCTCCAAGAAAAAGTCATTTTGAGCGACCACGCCACCTTTGAAACCGCCGAAAATAGTGCCAAAAATTGGGCAAAAATGGGCATTAAAGTGGAAATTACCCAACCCGGACGCTGGCAGGTCTGGGCAAAGCGAGAAGTTTATGAAAATCCCCTAGTGCGACGTTGGTTGCTGACCAGTTTGCAAACCAAAGGCCACAATCAACCCTATATTAATAGTGTTTTACTCAAAGAAAAGCCGCAAGTTTCTTTCCAGATCAACGGGGTGCGCTATTTTCCCAAAGAATTAGAAATCGAGAGCCAAAAAAACCTGATTCAAGTCACCCATAGCCCCGATCAGGTACGTTTGTACGGGGGAACCATGCGCCTACAGCCCAACGCCTACGGCACTTTTACCCTAGTTAATAACGTTCCCCTCGAAACCTACCTGCGTGGGGTTGTACCCCACGAAATCGGTCATGATGCCCCGGAAAGTGCCACCCGGGCGCAAACTATTATCGCCCGCACCTACGCCCTCCGCAATCTCCGCCGTTTTCAAGCCGATAATTACGAACTCTGTGCCGATACCCATTGTCAAGTTTATTATGGATTGACGGGAACTAATCCCCGGGCTGATCAAGCGATCGCAGCCACGCGAGGCCTGGTTTTAACCTACCAAAATGAGTTAGTGGATGCCCTTTATTCCTCTACCACCGGCGGAATAACTGCTCTCTTTAGTGATGTTTGGGATGGGGAGGAAAGACCTTATCTCCGGGCAGTGGTGGACTCCCCCAATCGAGTCTGGGATCTCTCGAAACAATCTCTCGCTAATGAGACAACTTTTCGCCAGTTTATTAATCTTAAAGATGGTTTTAATGAGACGGGCCGACGGGTTTTTCGCTGGCAAAAACAAGCTTCTTTAGCTGATTTGAGTCAAGACCTAGAAACCTATCTAAAACGCAGAAAACATCCCCTCGCCCATTTCCAGAAAATCCAATGGATGGAAGTGACTAAGCGCTCTCCTTCCGGTCGGATTCTGACTATGACTATTCAAACCGATAAGGGGATTTTGGAACTGCATAAAAATGAGGTGCGTAGTGCTTTGGGACCGCCTCGCAGTACCCTATTCTACATCGATCCTATCTACGATACCAATCGACAGATCCAGGGTTATAACTTTATTGGTGGCGGTTTTGGCCACGGGGTGGGATTAAGTCAATTTGGTTCCTATAATTTAGCCCGTTTGGGTTGGTCTCCCGAACAAATTCTCGCTTTCTATTATCCCGGCACCACCATTCAACCTCTCAATAATTCGATTGTCTTTTGGCGAGGAAATTAA
- a CDS encoding potassium channel family protein, with the protein MQSIKFFSSMRPQNRQFAVIGLGRFGRAVCETLRKQGYQVVATDIDEGLVAQALSDRIVDNAIELDSTKPNALREAGIFETDTVIVAIGKYVEESIITTLNCKEAGVNFVAAKASTEIHGKLLKKVGADLVVFPEYDAGCELAHRLTRPSILERFDLDPEHSIVELKVPEAFHGKTLAELEIRNRYGLNIVAVGNAEKFKINPNPQERLYKDLAMVVIGSNRDIQRLPM; encoded by the coding sequence ATGCAATCAATTAAATTTTTTAGTAGTATGCGTCCCCAAAATCGTCAATTTGCCGTCATCGGATTAGGCAGATTTGGGCGCGCCGTCTGTGAAACCTTACGCAAACAAGGTTATCAAGTGGTAGCGACAGATATTGACGAAGGATTAGTAGCACAAGCGTTATCCGATCGAATAGTAGATAATGCGATCGAGCTTGATTCTACCAAACCTAACGCCCTGCGAGAAGCGGGAATTTTTGAAACCGATACGGTGATTGTCGCTATTGGTAAATACGTGGAAGAAAGTATCATTACTACTCTCAATTGTAAGGAAGCAGGGGTTAATTTTGTCGCCGCTAAAGCCTCCACAGAAATCCATGGAAAATTACTCAAAAAAGTTGGTGCAGATTTAGTAGTTTTTCCCGAATACGATGCCGGTTGTGAGTTAGCGCACCGTTTAACTAGACCATCAATTTTAGAACGATTTGATCTCGATCCCGAACATAGTATTGTCGAGTTAAAAGTCCCGGAAGCTTTTCACGGTAAAACCCTAGCAGAGTTAGAAATTCGTAATCGTTATGGGTTAAATATTGTCGCTGTCGGTAATGCGGAAAAATTCAAGATTAACCCCAATCCCCAAGAAAGATTATACAAGGATTTAGCCATGGTGGTGATTGGTTCTAACCGAGATATTCAGCGTTTACCGATGTAA